A stretch of the Macaca mulatta isolate MMU2019108-1 chromosome 16, T2T-MMU8v2.0, whole genome shotgun sequence genome encodes the following:
- the SOST gene encoding sclerostin precursor, which produces MQLPLALCLVCLLVHAAFRVVEGQGWQAFKNDATEIIPELGEYPEPPPELENNKTMNRAENGGRPPHHPFETKDVSEYSCRELHFTRYVTDGQCRSAKPVTELVCSGQCGPARLLPNAIGRGKWWRPSGPDFRCIPDRYRAQRVQLLCPGGAAPRARKVRLVASCKCKRLTRFHNQSELKDFGPEAARPQKGRKPRPRARGAKANQAELENAY; this is translated from the exons ATGCAGCTCCCACTAGCCCTGTGTCTTGTCTGCCTGCTGGTACACGCAGCCTTCCGTGTAGTGGAGGGCCAGGGGTGGCAGGCCTTCAAGAATGATGCCACGGAAATCATCCCTGAGCTCGGAGAGTACCCCGAGCCTCCACCGGAGCTGGAGAACAACAAGACCATGAACCGGGCGGAGAACGGAGGGCGGCCTCCCCACCACCCCTTTGAGACCAAAG ACGTGTCCGAGTACAGCTGCCGAGAGCTGCACTTCACCCGCTACGTGACCGACGGGCAGTGCCGCAGCGCCAAGCCAGTCACCGAGTTGGTGTGCTCCGGCCAGTGCGGCCCGGCACGCCTGCTGCCCAACGCCATCGGCCGCGGCAAGTGGTGGCGCCCGAGTGGGCCCGACTTTCGCTGCATCCCCGACCGCTACCGCGCGCAGCGTGTGCAGCTGCTGTGTCCCGGTGGTGCCGCGCCGCGCGCGCGCAAGGTGCGCCTGGTGGCCTCGTGCAAGTGCAAGCGCCTCACCCGCTTCCACAACCAGTCGGAGCTCAAGGACTTCGGTCCCGAGGCCGCTCGGCCGCAGAAGGGCCGGAAGCCGCGGCCCCGCGCCCGGGGGGCCAAAGCCAATCAGGCTGAGCTGGAGAACGCCTACTAG